In Bufo gargarizans isolate SCDJY-AF-19 chromosome 6, ASM1485885v1, whole genome shotgun sequence, a single genomic region encodes these proteins:
- the LOC122940777 gene encoding extracellular sulfatase Sulf-2-like: MRYTGPMMPIHMEFTNMLQRRRLQTLMSVEDSMEKIYDLLVELGELDNTYIIYTADHGYHIGQFGLVKGKSMPYEFDIRVPFYIRGPNVDAGSLNPHIVLNIDLAPTIMDIAGLDIPADMDGKSILKLLDTEKPVNRFQVQKKVKVWRDSFLVERGKLLHKREPDKMDAQEENFLPKYERVKDLCQRAEYQTACEQLGQKWQCVEDPTGKLRLHKCKRLAGLSAAPDSKKISPNLMSSYYNADSDECDCDAISYKISPLGRRKKLMSKKKYKTSYLRNRSVRSVSGDVLSMYIEQEYEPVLRNNLTKWQLPELDNEDEEDKDTDNFSGTGEITNELFVPSAVKVTHRCHILPNDTVQCDLDLYKSLQAWKDHKLHVDHEIETLQNKIKNLREVRGHLKKRRPEDCDCSKISYHFKHKKGKLKSGGTLMHPYKKSLNEHDKIWLLREQRRKKKLRKLLKRLRNNDTCSMPGLTCFTHDNQHWQTAPFWTLGPFCACTSANNNTYWCLRTINETHNFLFCEFATGFLEYFDLNTDPYQLINAVNTLGRDVLNQLHIQLMELRSCKGSRQCNPRTRNVELDLKDESFEQYKQLQRRKWPKAKRPSSKSLDQLWEGWEG, from the exons ATGAGGTACACAGGCCCCATGATGCCCATCCACATGGAGTTCACCAACATGCTGCAGCGCCGGCGACTACAGACCCTGATGTCCGTGGAAGACTCTATGGAGAAG ATCTATGACCTGCTGGTGGAGCTGGGTGAGCTGGACAACACGTACATCATTTACACGGCTGACCATGGCTACCACATTGGCCAGTTTGGCCTTGTGAAGGGAAAGTCCATGCCGTACGAGTTTGACATCCGGGTGCCATTTTATATCCGTGGACCAAATGTGGATGCAGGTTCCCT GAACCCACACATTGTGCTTAATATTGATCTCGCCCCAACCATCATGGACATTGCTGGACTGGACATTCCTGCAGACATGGATGGGAAGTCAATACTGAAGCTACTAGACACGGAGAAACCTGTGAATAG GTTCCAAGTTCAGAAAAAAGTTAAAGTCTGGAGAGATTCGTTTCTTGTGGAGCGCGG GAAATTGCTTCATAAGAGAGAACCCGATAAGATGGATGCTCAGGAGGAGAACTTTCTGCCAAAGTATGAGCGCGTCAAAGACTTGTGTCAGCGAGCGGAGTATCAGACAGCCTGCGAGCAGCTGGGGCAG AAATGGCAGTGCGTGGAGGATCCCACCGGAAAGCTTCGGCTGCATAAGTGTAAGCGGCTGGCTGGTCTGTCTGCAGCCCCTGACAGCAAGAAGATCTCCCCGAATCTTATGAGCAGTTATTACAATGCGGACAGTGATGAATGCGACTGTGATGCCATCAGCTACAAGATCTCTCCACTTGGCCGCCGCAAGAAGCTGATGTCCAAGAAAA AATACAAGACCAGTTATCTGAGGAACCGTTCCGTCCGCTCTGTGTCTGGTGATGTCCTTAGTATGTACATAGAGCAGGAATACGAGCCGGTTCTAAGAAATAATTTAACCAAGTGGCAGCTGCCTGAGCTGGacaatgaggatgaggaggataagGACACTGACAACTTCAGTGGGACTGGAGAGATCACAAATGAACTGTTTGTGCCCAGTGCGGTTAAAGTGACTCATAG GTGCCACATTCTTCCTAATGACACCGTGCAGTGCGACCTGGACCTCTACAAGTCTCTGCAGGCTTGGAAGGATCACAAGCTGCACGTTGATCATGAG ATTGAAACATTACAGAATAAGATCAAGAACCTGAGAGAGGTCAGAGGTCATCTGAAAAAAAGGCGACCAGAGGACTGTGACTGCAGCAAGATAAG TTATCACTTCAAACATAAGAAGGGGAAGCTAAAGAGCGGGGGAACCCTCATGCATCCCTACAA GAAATCGCTGAACGAACATGACAAGATATGGCTCCTGCGGGAACAGAGACGCAAGAAGAAGCTGCGCAAACTGCTGAAGAGGCTGAGGAACAATGACACATGCAGCATGCCAGGCCTCACCTGCTTCACCCATGACAACCAGCACTGGCAGACTGCCCCCTTCTGGACAT TGGGGCCGTTCTGTGCCTGCACCAGTGCCAACAACAACACCTACTGGTGTCTGAGAACCATTAATGAGACCCACAACTTCCTCTTCTGTGAATTCGCCACCGGATTTCTGGAGTACTTTGACCTCAACACTGACCCATACCAG TTGATTAATGCAGTGAACACTCTCGGCCGGGATGTCCTCAATCAGTTACACATTCAGCTGATGGAGCTGCGCAGCTGTAAGGGCTCCAGACAGTGCAATCCCCGTACGCGGAACGTGGAGCTCG ATCTGAAAGATGAGAGCTTTGAGCAGTACAA